A DNA window from Leptospira langatensis contains the following coding sequences:
- a CDS encoding RHS repeat-associated core domain-containing protein yields the protein MFRSRKYYIILILLSALFVLAGNPLRPMFALFANLFGIQTEIPLPFPEVNVDHTGKARFSLGIQVPPGAGDLVPNISIQYSGSTNQGILGKGWSLSGFSQVAKNPSLGIHYGSSDGFVSDQFGEILSSNGDYKFKYETFSKVDLSSNVWKIRDRNGTVYSFGQNNSSGANSILDGNGQPVTYYLDQVRDRFGNGYDISYDPETLQSNEPIPKEVRYARGNARIVFSYTDRSDGFGEKLFYATRQISRRKLLDRIQVFAKDESGAEKEVETYEFDYDSLDGQSILSSFHREQYKPITFSYTQRSKQSDLLQSSGKSFKNSYRALEPSVQSSCSITQAICACTADWGCIVASNYTAPDLCRAGMEAFQDVCVNGVEMSFVTAMDTDGDGSPELVRILGEMGDQKFTVSSLGSWDGSGNISLSAAENRVGDPIGLSTQGQILPGDFNGDGKSDFLVLRQKGLPLKVHYGPNFSSSEYSNILIGTLDSTADDFSQRFFTADVNGDGKTDFLQTADGSSIEVFLSTGSGFQKSQSLAITDFGTEFQQFVDLDRNGVPDFVRIATTNGNKRLIVTFFDSQNGQLLPLESTEISRPSFGAHGDQFLADINGDGYADFAFFSLTGSQGNISYYPFDGRKFVSNGASPFVSSEVNGAYANLEKKKFSYLASSSYLEIDLSGDGIKDRVTYDTSNYLNPFFKVELYDPVQSTYLPAFNLYWNQDQSMDLNGDGTLDTIRANAVNTTDPANTDPSVESITTRNFSISITNLLYYEVPIDLSDYLPASPSSGSAAQNAYFNWRNPKTFLDLNGDGKADFLRFDDSSSLLSISYAKVGGDGNTIYSADGDDTWSTNGFFMALDINSDGKPELLGMDGNQKGFQSSIPSSAPFINTTLYRQFPYESNVSISLLRFRKEVPSGLVAQMENGSVSSSGTVMQTLDYQLAKDHIGACSIGAPSSDPKIQSVCFTDVLLTSLSQKAGDSVLSSQKFQYSNSRIFLGGFRNSSYIGFQSVGQTDLVSNSQVQSKYEPSFLEMVGSPTYQVSFRNGVQVGESFRSYTKSSSQFGSILILPGASTENSYSGGQLLGSTTITPVYDSFGNVIGKSTNTNGTTLTETNAYQNDWNAGILGLPTDRQIQRDGNLISYKKMEYSNSSISSVQEMVSTGVWKAQFIHSYDEYGNPISVQDSNGNISNIQYDPVVHKYPTQISNSLGHTTLKTYDYTRGLELSNTDPNGAVSKTEYDPLGRAAFSYLPGESDWSEKFEYENTGDLENQLVRKVFRISNGETWREDLSNYITGISKKRSSLGSGYVLVEETHKDPQGRVVRKVDPYLEGSDPFSWTDFSYDVEGNQTKATRNDGTITDISRDGLSITSTDSLGGNILGRTVEVKNALGQVISVTKQGKTIGYSYSPNGKTSQISDPENGTTYIETDLAGRQTKIIHPDSGITEFSYDPNSGNLIEQRNANGSKVGYGYDVLGRTVQVTGRSSQGELESHAYEYDDPQKSNAIGRLTRVTDNLGSTEFQYDIRGNQTLIQKNLIDEDLTFLIQKKFNLQNQVEEIVYPDGSIAKNLYSDAGYLSGITLTPSNGSGSDFPVVQYNGPILEDGQIKIQRVLGNGVRTDIYYDPIQLRPTKFKTSKDTQTYQSIEYSYDNFGNYLSIQDKVNPGRSQNFTYDPLNRLLTAAGVYGSEDYQYSDSGKLLQKGNLTYSYTNQSHKNAVSRVVGQNTSYDYSYDSSGNVISRSGENFTYNSFQKLKSLTTADQDTILFDYDFTGTRIRKTKSSDSSKTISIGGIYEVVLTPGQSPQHTLYFKGNAGDLVGQWTRTDAVLVSKALMVEDPSSQMRSAWNGLVWNLKDKSIRGIKYFFLIPGTNLGFLYIAIFLSLGFAFLAYQEGIRSILFKFATPILLLSFSHCSVFMPNGNGTPPWLIAPQFSSDTPSVSNPYEPGGAGSGAGLPFSGFLFLHPDHLGSITMATDGNGNRIAGGDQGGASYISYKPYGEIQRTDSSGPDVFRYKYNGQEEDKETGLYYFKARYYDPILGRFLQADTVMDSNRPMGMDLYMYTEGNPVRYTDPSGNSILSSFLDRNGLGFFNFHISVSGFFQRAFFISSQRWSDALGVGAAIAPVTLIGTALGIGAAGVGIASIVGLNLMGVALGGALAGSAGATMAAVTGLVASMGAVSVASTITMVAGALGIGAGLLASSVAMVAGATALLAGVAALTVASFLVMAALVTAIVPAAGIAYLLSTTALIAGYVGVAFAGSVLSPFTLQAYIAGGLSKSSFNNIHWSEKDARIAACYATGIQFGIMMGVSAAGIFGAITGEYTLIKKAAEYFGYASTANSAYKKDWRSVGADAVGYYIEYETKKAAPPIGLVLDYGDAVHKTCGGSL from the coding sequence ATGTTTCGATCTAGAAAATACTATATAATTCTGATTCTGTTGAGTGCGTTATTCGTCTTGGCGGGGAATCCTCTCCGACCTATGTTTGCCTTATTCGCGAATCTATTCGGGATCCAAACGGAGATCCCTCTTCCGTTTCCGGAAGTGAATGTGGACCATACGGGGAAGGCAAGGTTTTCCCTTGGGATCCAGGTCCCTCCTGGAGCAGGAGATCTGGTGCCGAATATCTCCATCCAATACTCCGGTTCTACAAACCAAGGGATCCTGGGGAAGGGTTGGTCCTTATCCGGTTTCTCTCAGGTGGCCAAGAATCCTAGTTTAGGAATTCATTATGGATCTTCGGATGGATTCGTTTCGGATCAGTTTGGAGAGATCCTTTCTTCGAATGGGGATTATAAATTCAAATACGAGACTTTTTCAAAGGTAGATCTCTCTTCTAATGTTTGGAAGATCCGAGATAGGAACGGTACGGTATATTCCTTCGGGCAAAACAATTCTTCCGGAGCCAATTCGATCTTAGATGGGAACGGACAACCTGTTACGTACTATCTGGATCAGGTGCGGGATCGATTCGGGAACGGATATGATATCAGCTATGATCCGGAAACATTGCAATCCAATGAGCCTATTCCGAAAGAGGTCCGGTATGCCAGAGGGAATGCCAGGATCGTTTTCTCCTATACGGATCGTTCGGATGGCTTTGGGGAAAAGCTGTTTTATGCGACTCGCCAGATCTCTCGTAGAAAACTTTTGGATCGGATCCAAGTCTTTGCAAAGGACGAGTCCGGTGCGGAAAAGGAAGTGGAAACCTATGAGTTCGACTATGACTCGTTAGACGGTCAGTCCATTCTTTCTTCTTTTCATAGAGAACAGTACAAACCGATCACATTTTCGTATACACAAAGGTCCAAGCAGAGTGATCTTCTCCAATCTTCCGGCAAGAGTTTTAAGAACTCGTATCGGGCCTTGGAGCCGAGTGTGCAATCTTCTTGCTCGATCACTCAGGCAATCTGTGCCTGCACCGCGGATTGGGGATGCATTGTAGCAAGTAATTATACCGCTCCGGATCTCTGCAGGGCAGGGATGGAAGCCTTCCAGGATGTTTGCGTGAACGGTGTGGAGATGTCTTTCGTGACTGCCATGGACACGGATGGAGATGGTTCTCCCGAGCTAGTTCGCATCTTAGGCGAAATGGGAGACCAAAAATTTACGGTCTCTTCTTTGGGTTCTTGGGACGGTTCCGGAAATATCTCCTTGAGTGCTGCCGAAAATCGAGTGGGTGATCCCATCGGGTTGAGCACCCAAGGACAAATTTTACCTGGTGATTTCAATGGGGATGGGAAGAGCGACTTTTTAGTTCTGAGACAGAAAGGCTTGCCTTTAAAAGTTCATTACGGTCCGAACTTTTCCTCTTCTGAATATTCAAATATTCTAATAGGAACCCTGGATTCGACGGCGGACGATTTTTCTCAGAGATTTTTTACCGCAGATGTAAATGGGGACGGAAAGACGGATTTTCTGCAAACTGCAGACGGATCCTCGATAGAGGTGTTTTTGTCTACCGGCTCCGGTTTCCAAAAGAGCCAAAGTTTAGCTATTACCGATTTCGGGACGGAGTTCCAGCAATTCGTGGATCTGGATCGAAATGGGGTTCCCGATTTTGTGAGAATAGCGACTACGAATGGGAACAAGAGACTGATCGTCACTTTCTTCGATTCTCAGAACGGACAATTGCTTCCCTTAGAAAGTACTGAGATATCCAGACCAAGTTTCGGCGCACATGGGGATCAATTCTTAGCGGATATCAATGGGGATGGGTATGCGGATTTTGCATTCTTCTCTTTGACCGGTAGCCAGGGGAATATCTCGTATTATCCGTTTGATGGACGAAAATTCGTTTCGAATGGGGCCAGTCCGTTCGTAAGTTCGGAAGTGAATGGGGCCTATGCCAATCTGGAAAAGAAGAAGTTCAGTTATCTGGCATCTTCTTCTTATTTGGAGATCGATCTCTCCGGAGACGGGATCAAGGATCGGGTTACTTACGATACTTCCAATTATTTGAATCCATTCTTTAAGGTAGAATTGTACGATCCGGTCCAATCCACCTATCTTCCTGCCTTTAACTTGTATTGGAATCAGGACCAATCCATGGATCTGAACGGGGATGGGACCCTGGATACGATCCGAGCGAATGCTGTGAATACGACGGATCCTGCGAATACGGACCCTTCTGTAGAGAGTATTACTACTCGGAATTTCTCGATAAGCATTACGAATCTATTATATTACGAGGTGCCTATCGATCTGAGCGATTATTTGCCTGCTTCTCCGAGTTCCGGCTCGGCGGCGCAGAATGCTTACTTCAATTGGCGAAATCCTAAGACTTTTCTGGATTTGAACGGGGACGGAAAGGCGGACTTTCTACGCTTTGACGATTCTTCTTCTCTATTAAGTATTTCTTATGCAAAAGTCGGTGGTGATGGGAATACAATCTACTCCGCGGACGGGGACGATACTTGGTCTACGAATGGGTTCTTTATGGCCTTGGATATCAATTCGGATGGAAAGCCGGAGCTTCTCGGTATGGATGGGAACCAAAAGGGGTTTCAGTCCAGTATTCCCAGTTCCGCTCCCTTCATCAATACGACCCTGTATCGCCAGTTTCCGTACGAATCGAATGTAAGTATTTCGCTATTGCGTTTCCGTAAGGAAGTACCGAGCGGACTGGTCGCGCAAATGGAGAACGGATCGGTCTCTTCTTCCGGCACAGTGATGCAGACTTTGGATTACCAACTTGCCAAGGATCATATCGGAGCTTGTTCTATTGGCGCTCCTTCTTCGGATCCTAAGATCCAATCCGTCTGCTTTACGGATGTTCTCTTGACGAGTCTGTCCCAGAAGGCGGGAGATTCGGTTCTTTCTTCCCAAAAATTCCAATATTCGAATTCCAGAATATTCTTAGGAGGCTTTCGGAATTCCAGCTATATCGGTTTTCAATCCGTTGGACAAACGGATTTGGTCTCCAATTCCCAGGTCCAGTCCAAGTATGAGCCAAGCTTCCTAGAAATGGTAGGAAGTCCTACGTACCAGGTTTCCTTTCGAAATGGGGTCCAGGTAGGAGAATCGTTTAGGTCTTATACGAAGTCTTCTTCTCAATTTGGTAGCATATTGATCCTGCCAGGTGCTTCGACTGAAAATTCCTACAGTGGAGGTCAACTTCTCGGCTCCACTACGATCACTCCAGTATACGACTCCTTCGGGAATGTGATCGGCAAATCTACAAATACGAACGGAACGACTTTAACGGAAACCAATGCGTATCAAAACGATTGGAATGCGGGAATACTGGGTCTACCTACGGATCGTCAGATCCAAAGAGATGGGAATTTGATCTCTTACAAGAAAATGGAATATTCTAATTCTTCGATATCATCGGTTCAGGAAATGGTTTCGACGGGTGTTTGGAAGGCTCAGTTCATTCATTCTTATGACGAGTATGGAAATCCGATCTCTGTCCAGGATTCCAACGGGAATATTAGCAATATTCAATACGATCCTGTGGTCCATAAGTATCCGACCCAGATCAGCAATTCGCTGGGCCATACCACCTTAAAGACGTACGATTACACGAGAGGATTAGAGCTTTCTAATACCGATCCGAATGGCGCGGTCTCTAAAACGGAATACGATCCACTGGGGCGAGCGGCCTTCAGTTATCTGCCGGGAGAAAGCGATTGGTCTGAAAAATTCGAATATGAGAACACCGGGGACCTAGAGAATCAGCTTGTCCGAAAAGTATTTCGCATCAGTAATGGTGAGACCTGGCGGGAAGATTTGAGTAATTATATTACCGGAATCTCTAAAAAGCGAAGCAGTCTTGGGAGCGGCTACGTACTCGTGGAGGAGACCCATAAGGATCCTCAGGGACGGGTCGTTCGTAAGGTGGATCCTTATTTGGAAGGATCGGATCCGTTTTCCTGGACGGACTTTTCCTACGATGTGGAAGGGAACCAGACCAAAGCGACGCGTAACGATGGAACGATAACCGATATTTCTCGTGACGGACTCTCGATTACGAGTACCGATTCCTTGGGTGGGAATATTCTTGGCCGGACTGTCGAGGTCAAGAACGCGCTGGGGCAAGTAATTTCCGTTACGAAACAAGGAAAGACGATCGGCTATTCCTATTCACCGAACGGAAAGACCTCGCAGATTTCCGATCCTGAAAACGGGACCACATACATTGAGACCGATCTTGCAGGAAGACAGACTAAGATCATTCATCCCGATTCCGGGATTACCGAGTTCTCCTACGATCCGAATTCGGGAAATCTAATAGAGCAAAGGAATGCGAACGGATCCAAGGTCGGATATGGTTATGACGTTTTGGGGAGGACCGTCCAAGTTACGGGTCGTTCTTCTCAAGGAGAATTGGAATCGCATGCGTACGAGTATGATGATCCGCAAAAAAGCAATGCGATCGGGAGATTGACCCGTGTTACGGATAATTTGGGAAGCACGGAGTTCCAATACGATATTCGTGGCAACCAAACTCTAATTCAGAAAAATTTAATAGATGAGGATTTGACCTTTCTCATCCAAAAGAAATTCAATCTACAGAACCAAGTAGAAGAAATCGTTTATCCGGATGGCAGTATCGCCAAGAATCTCTACTCGGATGCGGGTTATCTTTCGGGGATCACATTGACTCCCTCGAATGGAAGCGGTTCGGATTTTCCTGTAGTTCAATACAATGGTCCCATTCTGGAAGACGGTCAGATCAAGATCCAGAGAGTTCTAGGCAATGGGGTCCGTACGGATATCTATTACGATCCGATCCAACTGAGGCCGACTAAATTCAAGACCTCTAAGGATACCCAGACCTACCAAAGTATAGAATATTCGTACGACAATTTTGGGAATTATCTATCCATCCAAGACAAGGTAAATCCGGGTCGAAGCCAAAACTTTACCTATGACCCTCTCAATCGTCTCTTAACTGCGGCGGGAGTTTATGGAAGCGAAGACTATCAATATTCGGATTCCGGAAAACTACTCCAAAAAGGAAATTTAACATATTCTTATACGAACCAATCTCATAAGAATGCGGTGAGTCGCGTAGTCGGGCAGAATACAAGCTACGATTATTCATACGACTCTTCCGGGAATGTGATCTCTAGGAGCGGAGAAAATTTTACTTATAATTCCTTTCAGAAATTAAAGAGCTTAACCACCGCCGATCAGGATACCATTCTATTCGATTACGATTTTACAGGGACTCGGATCCGAAAGACAAAGTCCAGCGATTCCAGTAAAACCATTTCGATCGGAGGGATCTATGAAGTAGTCCTAACTCCGGGGCAATCTCCTCAACACACATTGTACTTTAAGGGAAATGCGGGAGATCTGGTCGGCCAATGGACCAGAACGGATGCGGTATTAGTAAGCAAGGCCCTAATGGTCGAAGATCCTTCCTCCCAGATGCGATCGGCTTGGAACGGCCTTGTATGGAACTTAAAAGATAAGTCGATCCGAGGGATTAAGTATTTCTTCTTAATTCCCGGAACTAATTTGGGATTTCTGTATATAGCAATCTTCTTAAGCTTAGGATTCGCCTTTTTAGCCTACCAAGAGGGGATCCGTAGCATTCTATTTAAGTTTGCGACCCCCATTCTTCTTTTAAGCTTTTCGCATTGCTCCGTATTTATGCCTAACGGGAACGGAACTCCCCCTTGGTTGATTGCTCCTCAATTCAGTTCCGATACGCCTTCCGTCAGTAATCCGTACGAACCGGGGGGAGCAGGCTCCGGAGCCGGACTTCCTTTCAGTGGGTTTTTGTTCCTACATCCGGACCATTTGGGTTCGATCACAATGGCAACCGACGGGAATGGGAATCGGATCGCCGGAGGAGACCAGGGAGGAGCATCCTATATTTCATATAAACCGTATGGGGAAATACAACGCACAGATTCTTCCGGACCGGATGTGTTCCGTTATAAATACAACGGACAAGAAGAAGATAAGGAAACAGGGCTCTATTATTTCAAGGCTAGATATTACGATCCGATCTTAGGAAGATTCCTACAAGCGGATACGGTTATGGATTCGAATCGCCCTATGGGCATGGATCTATACATGTACACGGAAGGAAATCCTGTACGATATACGGATCCGAGCGGGAATAGCATCCTGAGCAGTTTCTTGGATAGAAACGGTTTAGGTTTTTTTAATTTTCATATTTCCGTTAGTGGCTTCTTCCAACGCGCATTCTTCATCAGTTCCCAAAGATGGAGCGATGCCTTAGGAGTAGGGGCAGCGATCGCTCCCGTAACCCTGATCGGCACGGCTCTTGGGATCGGCGCCGCAGGGGTCGGGATCGCTAGCATTGTCGGACTGAATCTAATGGGTGTCGCACTTGGAGGTGCATTAGCGGGAAGTGCAGGAGCGACCATGGCTGCCGTCACAGGATTGGTTGCAAGCATGGGAGCAGTCTCAGTGGCTTCGACTATAACCATGGTAGCAGGAGCCTTGGGGATTGGGGCCGGACTTCTCGCTTCTTCTGTAGCAATGGTTGCAGGTGCTACTGCCTTGCTTGCCGGAGTCGCCGCTCTTACGGTCGCTTCTTTTTTGGTAATGGCGGCTCTGGTTACTGCCATCGTTCCCGCCGCGGGAATCGCGTATTTGCTTAGCACTACTGCTTTAATTGCAGGTTATGTAGGGGTCGCATTTGCTGGATCGGTCCTTTCTCCATTCACCCTTCAAGCGTATATAGCAGGCGGTCTGTCTAAATCAAGTTTCAATAATATACATTGGAGCGAGAAGGACGCGAGGATCGCGGCTTGCTATGCAACCGGTATCCAGTTCGGGATCATGATGGGAGTCAGTGCTGCTGGGATCTTTGGAGCAATCACTGGAGAATATACCTTAATAAAGAAAGCCGCCGAATACTTTGGATACGCGAGTACTGCAAATAGTGCTTATAAGAAGGATTGGAGATCTGTCGGTGCGGACGCTGTAGGGTATTATATTGAGTATGAGACGAAAAAGGCTGCTCCACCGATTGGTCTAGTTTTAGATTACGGAGATGCGGTTCATAAGACCTGTGGAGGAAGTTTGTGA
- a CDS encoding LA_3334 family protein → MRKEILLFLLSIFLSSSSLLSTEVLLKNGDAFLAEEVLETQNDISFSWKDQKYRIPKSEIQRIDPRKKGLDSSYKYAEFVLSDGTILRGILVEKKGSKLVLKTELGFAELDKSKIVSEPSEDLQTSPTLPDKYLDATQINRNWRMGLSGFGLASLGAWSKAFPLVYGGGFYLERNAKTSGWFYGFSSEYSSGPGNTGRLSLWSQNAYIGSTYGHSSPYWLLGAGASSITRSQGEDRTSALTPDLLLEFGWSWDISQRHQIRIGLRSQCHIQTEASLCNSGVRFSWGFYI, encoded by the coding sequence ATGCGAAAAGAAATCTTGTTATTCCTTTTATCTATATTCCTATCCTCTTCCTCCTTATTATCGACAGAGGTTTTATTAAAAAATGGTGATGCATTCTTAGCAGAAGAAGTTCTCGAGACCCAAAACGATATCTCATTCTCTTGGAAAGATCAGAAATATAGGATCCCTAAGTCGGAGATCCAAAGAATAGATCCCAGAAAGAAGGGCTTAGACTCTTCTTACAAGTACGCTGAGTTTGTATTAAGCGATGGGACCATCTTGCGAGGGATACTCGTCGAGAAGAAAGGCTCGAAACTCGTATTAAAGACGGAGCTCGGTTTTGCAGAATTAGATAAAAGTAAAATAGTATCAGAGCCGTCCGAGGATTTGCAAACTTCTCCTACTCTTCCCGACAAATACTTGGATGCGACCCAGATCAATCGGAATTGGAGAATGGGTCTCTCCGGCTTCGGATTGGCGTCCTTAGGTGCTTGGTCCAAGGCATTTCCCTTGGTATACGGAGGCGGATTCTATCTAGAGAGGAATGCGAAAACATCGGGTTGGTTTTATGGTTTTTCCTCCGAATATTCGAGTGGCCCAGGAAATACAGGACGACTTTCTCTCTGGAGCCAAAATGCATATATCGGCTCCACCTATGGACATTCTTCCCCATATTGGCTTCTGGGAGCAGGAGCAAGTTCTATCACGAGAAGCCAAGGAGAAGATAGGACTTCTGCACTCACTCCCGATCTACTCCTAGAATTCGGCTGGTCCTGGGATATAAGCCAACGTCACCAGATCCGGATCGGACTCCGCTCTCAATGCCATATACAAACAGAAGCGAGCCTTTGCAATTCGGGAGTCCGGTTCTCCTGGGGGTTCTATATATGA
- a CDS encoding Kelch repeat-containing protein, translating to MRPEYFIFIIFFLGSIRCSDPGLSSILGEEASKVGVAYIAKLGPNSATLSWNCSEPAKGGVYSEAGMVSDPSSQKNHWIELKYLQPNTEYHAILTCGSQSIAQGKSIRFKTWISNDPPKTRGIWIVGGIGSTALPIAEIDLFDPVTGTWYPSITSVPTPRVYASVLSHKSKIYVIGGMELVSGVYNMSSKVEVYDPYSGIWENKAGLPFGSQGAVYGSVGDEIYILSGSNSSDMTNGPVFNTILKFYPEIGASGQWISYSSSSSIFSRVDMSGCAVDGTIFHSGGRTYNTGSANSSTDGFVPSANTTTSFSEPSLVESKHGGAGLCINPGSQDPYPGDGVWFAVIGGSTGSGNVFQPATSILPTNKTEFYQLGSGVFSAGPTLPSSLYYPAAQASYETRNIFVFGGASAINVPEDSVYFLDSGNPILSSWSLHPKPMPRRRYAHKAIRIDR from the coding sequence ATGAGACCAGAATATTTTATTTTTATAATATTCTTCCTAGGATCGATAAGATGCAGTGATCCCGGTTTAAGCTCCATCCTAGGGGAAGAAGCCTCCAAAGTCGGAGTTGCTTACATTGCAAAGCTAGGTCCGAATTCAGCCACCCTTTCTTGGAATTGTTCCGAGCCGGCAAAAGGCGGAGTCTACAGCGAAGCAGGAATGGTTTCGGACCCTTCTTCCCAAAAAAATCATTGGATAGAATTGAAATATCTGCAACCGAACACGGAATATCATGCGATCTTGACCTGTGGCTCTCAGAGCATAGCCCAAGGGAAATCCATCCGCTTTAAGACTTGGATCTCTAACGATCCTCCGAAAACAAGGGGGATCTGGATCGTGGGAGGGATCGGTTCCACTGCCTTGCCGATCGCGGAGATAGATCTATTCGATCCTGTTACCGGGACCTGGTATCCATCGATCACAAGTGTTCCCACGCCTAGGGTGTATGCTTCCGTTCTATCACATAAAAGTAAAATATATGTGATCGGAGGAATGGAACTCGTCTCGGGAGTATACAATATGTCGTCAAAGGTAGAAGTATACGATCCGTATTCGGGTATTTGGGAGAACAAAGCCGGTCTTCCTTTCGGATCTCAGGGAGCGGTGTACGGCTCGGTAGGAGACGAGATCTATATTCTTTCCGGTTCCAATTCTAGCGACATGACGAACGGCCCCGTATTTAACACAATTCTAAAGTTCTATCCGGAGATCGGTGCAAGCGGACAATGGATCTCTTATTCTTCCTCTTCTAGTATCTTTAGCAGAGTGGATATGTCGGGTTGTGCAGTAGACGGTACTATCTTCCACTCGGGAGGAAGGACGTACAATACGGGAAGCGCGAACTCCAGCACGGACGGTTTCGTTCCTTCTGCAAATACGACCACATCTTTCAGCGAGCCCAGCCTTGTGGAATCCAAGCATGGTGGCGCGGGACTTTGCATCAATCCTGGCTCTCAAGACCCGTATCCTGGAGATGGAGTTTGGTTTGCGGTGATCGGAGGATCCACTGGTTCCGGAAATGTGTTCCAACCGGCGACTTCCATTCTTCCAACAAATAAAACGGAGTTCTATCAATTGGGCTCCGGAGTTTTTTCTGCGGGACCGACTCTTCCTTCTTCCTTGTATTATCCGGCGGCCCAGGCTTCGTATGAGACCAGAAATATATTCGTATTCGGAGGAGCGAGTGCGATTAACGTTCCGGAAGACTCCGTGTATTTTTTGGATTCCGGAAATCCCATCCTCTCCTCCTGGAGCCTTCATCCCAAACCGATGCCTCGCAGAAGGTATGCTCACAAAGCGATCCGGATCGACAGATGA
- a CDS encoding ankyrin repeat domain-containing protein: MSDIFQMIAAGQKAQVIYSLREAPDLCSKQNAEGITPVLFALYFGKEDIVQAYLTLGIPLNLYEAAALGNEERVRELIEGNPSLVHSYSPDGWTPLHLSAHFGHISLIKYLLDKGADIHAKSKSKFSLGNTALHSAVASWKTDAVALLLEYGANPNFTQEGGFSPLHIAASRQGSEQIVHLLLQKGADPDLKTEDGKTARDIAAERGVALSI; this comes from the coding sequence ATTTCCGATATATTTCAGATGATTGCTGCCGGCCAGAAAGCTCAGGTGATCTATTCTTTGAGGGAAGCCCCGGATCTTTGCTCCAAGCAAAATGCCGAAGGCATCACTCCGGTCTTATTCGCACTCTATTTCGGAAAAGAAGATATCGTCCAGGCCTATCTCACTCTTGGGATCCCGTTGAATTTATATGAGGCTGCTGCCTTAGGGAACGAAGAGAGAGTTAGAGAGTTGATCGAGGGAAATCCTTCCTTGGTGCATTCCTATAGTCCTGACGGTTGGACTCCTCTGCATCTTTCCGCGCATTTCGGACATATCTCTTTGATCAAATATTTGTTAGATAAGGGTGCGGACATCCACGCGAAATCCAAAAGCAAGTTCTCTTTGGGAAATACTGCACTCCATTCTGCAGTCGCTTCTTGGAAGACGGATGCAGTGGCACTCTTGTTGGAGTACGGAGCCAATCCGAATTTCACTCAAGAAGGCGGATTTTCTCCTCTACATATAGCTGCTTCCCGCCAAGGAAGCGAACAGATCGTGCATCTTTTATTGCAAAAAGGAGCCGATCCGGACCTGAAGACGGAAGACGGAAAGACTGCCAGGGATATTGCCGCAGAACGCGGAGTTGCCTTAAGTATATAA